A section of the Clostridium felsineum DSM 794 genome encodes:
- a CDS encoding methyltransferase domain-containing protein, whose protein sequence is MKKKLAFFVKEGLDNFLVDVISGVSDEYDTRKIIVKSYDQINKWMQWADISFFEWCDELVIYASKLKMAEKKKIVCRLHRYEVFTDYPKMVNWDNVDRLIIVTEHLEKLLKIQVPDIDERVNIITVNNGVNLSKYKFKERKKGFNIAYVGYIHARKNPVLLLQIMKVLVEKDKRYKLYVAGKFQDGLIELYWKDQINKMQLQDNVIFHGWQNDIGAFLEDKNYLLSTSIHESFGFGIAEAMARGIKPIIHNFLFADEIWDKKFMFCSLNEAVKMICEGEYNSKEYRAFIEVNYFLEDEIIKIKKVLEGLFDEKLTFPYILSLFEEFTPYTSEYINKFDFEKAYLTMGKREMIAQNIELVEFILKNEKGRQIVFTNILYNKNNKEIALPNYIFNSKHKGKIVEFVNGILNIKSENNKNIQGYVFDKEIEEDINKNYLAYMWERGIPATEFMPFLCFVRIIERYKFALKFIKPTDEILEAASGFGYGAAYFKDKCKKVYALDLSPRNIEFSKAAYDFENINFIEGDVTKLPFEDNKFDVYTSFETLEHLPIDSIKAYFREAIRVLKKEGVMIISTPNGEARKSVNNPFHIKEYNYDEFSKMLSKYFSSISYYSVTDFKVEKGMKDASLNMIAVCYI, encoded by the coding sequence ATGAAGAAGAAATTGGCTTTCTTTGTGAAAGAGGGTTTGGATAATTTTCTTGTGGATGTAATTAGTGGTGTTTCAGATGAATATGACACTAGAAAAATCATTGTTAAGAGTTATGATCAGATTAATAAGTGGATGCAGTGGGCGGATATTTCATTTTTTGAATGGTGTGATGAACTGGTAATATACGCTAGTAAATTAAAGATGGCTGAAAAAAAGAAAATTGTGTGTAGACTTCATAGGTATGAGGTTTTTACTGATTATCCTAAAATGGTTAATTGGGATAATGTAGATAGGCTTATAATTGTAACAGAACATTTGGAAAAGCTTTTAAAAATTCAAGTTCCAGATATAGATGAAAGAGTTAACATTATAACTGTAAATAATGGAGTTAATTTAAGTAAATATAAATTTAAGGAAAGAAAAAAGGGGTTTAATATTGCATATGTAGGGTATATTCATGCTAGAAAAAATCCAGTATTATTGCTCCAAATAATGAAGGTACTTGTGGAGAAGGATAAAAGATATAAATTATATGTTGCAGGTAAATTTCAGGATGGATTAATTGAATTGTACTGGAAGGATCAGATAAATAAAATGCAGCTTCAGGACAATGTGATTTTTCATGGGTGGCAAAATGATATAGGGGCATTTTTGGAGGATAAAAATTATCTTTTGTCTACTAGTATACATGAAAGCTTTGGTTTTGGAATTGCAGAGGCTATGGCAAGGGGGATAAAGCCTATAATTCATAATTTCTTGTTTGCAGATGAAATATGGGATAAGAAATTTATGTTTTGTTCATTAAATGAAGCAGTGAAAATGATTTGTGAAGGTGAGTATAATTCAAAAGAGTATAGAGCTTTTATTGAAGTTAATTATTTTTTAGAAGATGAGATTATAAAAATAAAAAAAGTGTTAGAAGGTTTATTTGATGAAAAATTGACTTTTCCGTATATTTTATCTCTGTTTGAAGAGTTTACCCCATATACTTCAGAATATATAAATAAATTTGATTTTGAAAAAGCTTATTTAACAATGGGAAAAAGGGAAATGATAGCACAAAATATTGAACTTGTAGAATTTATATTGAAGAATGAAAAGGGAAGGCAAATTGTATTTACTAATATTTTATATAATAAAAATAATAAAGAAATAGCATTACCAAATTATATTTTTAATAGTAAACATAAAGGTAAAATAGTTGAGTTTGTTAATGGAATTTTAAATATAAAGAGTGAAAATAATAAGAATATTCAAGGATATGTGTTTGATAAAGAGATTGAAGAGGATATAAATAAAAACTATCTTGCATATATGTGGGAAAGAGGTATACCTGCCACCGAATTTATGCCGTTTTTATGTTTTGTAAGAATAATTGAAAGGTATAAATTTGCTTTGAAGTTTATTAAGCCTACAGATGAAATTTTGGAAGCTGCCTCTGGTTTTGGATATGGTGCAGCATATTTTAAAGATAAGTGTAAAAAAGTTTATGCTTTGGATTTGTCGCCTAGAAATATAGAATTTTCAAAAGCTGCTTATGATTTTGAAAATATAAATTTTATTGAGGGAGATGTTACAAAGCTGCCTTTTGAAGATAATAAATTCGATGTGTATACTTCCTTTGAAACTTTAGAACATCTTCCTATTGATTCTATTAAAGCTTATTTTAGAGAAGCAATTAGAGTTTTGAAGAAAGAAGGGGTTATGATAATTTCTACGCCAAATGGAGAAGCA